The following are encoded in a window of Clostridia bacterium genomic DNA:
- a CDS encoding TPM domain-containing protein, translated as MTKQARITLVLCVIALLSGQLASAERVEQLRPTNYLNDFAGVLNAADRERINALCAELDRKTQAQVAVVTIRTLEGAEASDFANRLFKQWGIGERKRDRGVLVLLATEDRRYWIEVGYGLEPILPDGKVGGFGREIVPQLRESRYGDALVMLTTRIAQTIATDAGVELTGVPAQPRTTPAPGSAINVRSLLPLLLFFIFFLLPALSMVRRRGRYGDGSGGCSGCLLPFLLGGFGGGGSRDWGGGFGGGSFGGGGFGGFGGGRSGGGGAGGGW; from the coding sequence ATGACGAAACAAGCCAGAATCACGCTTGTTCTGTGCGTGATCGCTCTGCTGTCTGGGCAGCTTGCGTCTGCCGAGCGCGTTGAGCAACTGCGTCCGACGAACTACCTAAACGATTTCGCTGGGGTTTTGAATGCTGCGGATCGTGAGCGAATCAATGCACTCTGCGCCGAACTCGATCGGAAAACGCAGGCGCAAGTAGCGGTCGTAACAATCCGCACTCTCGAAGGCGCGGAAGCATCGGACTTCGCAAACCGGCTTTTTAAACAGTGGGGCATTGGCGAGCGGAAGCGGGACCGCGGAGTTCTCGTTCTACTGGCAACCGAGGATCGCCGATATTGGATCGAGGTCGGGTATGGCCTTGAACCCATCCTTCCCGACGGCAAAGTGGGTGGCTTCGGCCGTGAGATTGTGCCGCAACTGCGGGAGAGCCGCTACGGCGATGCCCTCGTAATGCTTACAACCCGGATCGCCCAGACCATTGCCACAGATGCAGGAGTGGAGCTCACAGGCGTCCCGGCTCAACCCCGAACGACGCCCGCACCTGGCTCGGCTATCAACGTCCGCTCATTGTTGCCTCTCCTGCTGTTTTTCATTTTCTTTCTCTTGCCTGCGCTCTCAATGGTTCGCCGACGCGGGCGCTACGGTGACGGTTCCGGGGGATGCAGCGGTTGTTTGCTTCCTTTCCTGTTGGGAGGCTTTGGAGGTGGCGGCTCTCGCGATTGGGGCGGCGGCTTTGGCGGAGGAAGTTTTGGAGGCGGAGGGTTCGGCGGATTCGGTGGGGGACGCTCCGGCGGTGGCGGAGCAGGAGGCGGTTGGTAA
- a CDS encoding nuclear transport factor 2 family protein: MHHAVTAIALLFVVGLIPAALHADESEATEATIIRMERAALDRWGNGDPDGFLEISAPDVTYFNPFQSRRLNGIGELRKVYDEVRGKIKLDRYELIDPKVQVCGDTAILTFNFVSHGSEGVMRWNTTEVYRLKDSQWRIIHTHWSLMQTASTASPEK, from the coding sequence ATGCATCACGCTGTGACCGCAATCGCTTTGCTGTTCGTTGTCGGCTTGATACCGGCGGCTTTGCATGCTGACGAATCGGAAGCCACCGAGGCAACGATCATTCGCATGGAGCGCGCCGCCCTTGATCGCTGGGGCAACGGTGATCCGGATGGTTTCCTGGAAATTTCGGCTCCGGACGTAACGTATTTTAATCCGTTTCAGAGTCGCCGTCTCAACGGGATTGGAGAACTGCGCAAGGTATACGACGAAGTGCGCGGCAAGATAAAACTCGACCGGTATGAATTAATAGATCCCAAAGTGCAAGTCTGCGGAGATACTGCAATTCTCACGTTCAACTTCGTTTCTCACGGGAGCGAGGGAGTAATGCGCTGGAACACGACCGAAGTCTATCGGCTTAAAGATAGCCAGTGGCGCATCATCCATACTCATTGGTCTCTGATGCAGACTGCCAGCACGGCTTCACCGGAGAAATAA
- a CDS encoding LemA family protein, translating to MKIAAVLLIVILVAALMFGSTFIGRRNEMVRKNENVKTAWSQVDVVLQRRADLIPNLVETVKGFASQEQQVFGDIAAARSSLLSARSPEERISANNRLDGALGRLLAVVENYPQLRSNENFLRLQDELAGTENRIAVERRRYNETLQDYNTYLGLFPNNIIAGMSGFSRNNAYFEAAPGSRETPRVQFPGSTQQQRQAPQQQPQPAK from the coding sequence ATGAAAATCGCTGCTGTGCTGCTGATCGTCATCCTCGTGGCGGCTTTGATGTTTGGCAGTACATTCATTGGCCGTCGAAACGAAATGGTTCGAAAGAACGAAAACGTAAAAACGGCGTGGTCGCAGGTTGACGTGGTGCTGCAACGCAGGGCTGATCTGATTCCCAACCTGGTCGAAACCGTTAAGGGTTTCGCGTCACAGGAGCAACAGGTATTCGGCGACATCGCCGCGGCACGCTCGTCATTGTTGTCGGCGCGCAGTCCAGAGGAGCGCATATCGGCCAATAACAGGCTCGATGGCGCACTGGGCCGCCTGCTTGCCGTAGTGGAAAACTATCCGCAGCTGCGATCGAACGAAAACTTTCTGCGCTTGCAGGATGAACTGGCGGGAACCGAAAACCGCATCGCCGTCGAGCGGCGCCGGTACAACGAGACTTTGCAGGACTACAACACCTATCTCGGCTTATTTCCAAACAACATCATTGCGGGGATGTCGGGATTCTCGCGCAACAACGCTTACTTTGAGGCTGCTCCGGGATCACGGGAGACGCCCCGAGTGCAGTTCCCCGGTTCGACTCAACAGCAACGACAGGCTCCGCAGCAGCAGCCGCAGCCAGCAAAATAG
- a CDS encoding MOSC N-terminal beta barrel domain-containing protein, with the protein MASVQTNSGSIVSLWRYPVKSMMGEELNASEITEAGLLGDRAYALIDRADGKVASAKNPRKWPRLFDFRATLAEAPRRGEKPPPVRITLPDGATVNSQDTGAHQKLSMVLQRDVTLHAIVHGKREKIDSAAPDLPAATAEEYWPDIEGLDYRNTVTEFGLPEGTFFDSAVVHVLTTATLDRLRTLYPQGRFESRRFRPNLVVQAASSEIDFVENAWIGHVLAIGDAVRVKITGPCPRCVMTTLPQGDLPSDAGILRTAAQHNHSNVGVYASVLHGGTIRRGDSVRLE; encoded by the coding sequence ATGGCATCGGTGCAAACAAATTCAGGTTCGATTGTTTCTCTCTGGCGGTACCCAGTGAAGTCCATGATGGGAGAGGAACTGAATGCTTCCGAGATCACCGAAGCAGGGCTGCTCGGAGACCGTGCTTACGCTCTCATCGACCGAGCTGACGGGAAGGTTGCAAGCGCCAAAAACCCGCGGAAATGGCCGCGCCTTTTCGACTTTCGCGCTACGCTGGCAGAAGCTCCACGGAGGGGGGAAAAGCCGCCGCCGGTCCGAATCACTCTGCCGGATGGCGCTACCGTCAATAGTCAGGACACAGGTGCCCACCAGAAGCTATCGATGGTGCTCCAGCGGGACGTAACGCTTCATGCGATCGTACACGGCAAGCGCGAGAAGATTGACTCCGCGGCACCCGATCTGCCGGCGGCCACGGCTGAGGAGTACTGGCCCGACATCGAAGGCCTTGATTACCGGAACACAGTCACCGAGTTCGGATTGCCTGAGGGTACGTTCTTCGACTCGGCAGTAGTGCATGTGCTGACTACGGCGACGCTCGACAGGTTGCGTACGCTGTATCCACAAGGGCGTTTTGAATCTCGACGGTTCCGGCCCAATCTCGTGGTACAAGCGGCATCTAGCGAAATTGATTTTGTCGAGAATGCCTGGATCGGGCACGTGCTCGCCATCGGCGATGCCGTACGCGTGAAGATCACTGGTCCTTGTCCCCGCTGCGTTATGACCACGCTGCCACAAGGCGATCTCCCCAGCGATGCGGGTATTCTGCGCACAGCGGCGCAGCACAACCACTCTAACGTTGGGGTCTATGCCTCCGTGTTGCATGGGGGAACGATTCGGCGTGGTGATTCCGTTCGACTCGAGTAG